A window of the Chitinophagaceae bacterium genome harbors these coding sequences:
- a CDS encoding glycosyltransferase family 1 protein encodes MKGKKVLFLFPYPSGTAGSQRFRFEQYFHYLEEAGFSIKKQSFLDEKTWKILYKKGYTFQKVIGILKGFLKRLFILFSVPSYDYVFIHREATPVGPPIFEWIIAKIFRKKIIFDFDDAIWLPNTSDTNKFIAGFKFHDKTAAICKMAHKVSAGNEYIAEFASKFNENTVVNPTTIDTVNMHNQLKKQDEIPVKIGWTGTHTTLHFLEKTIPTLLKVYQKKPFTLIVIANTEPSFDFPSMEYKVWNKKSEIEDLLSFHIGLMPLTDDPWARGKCGFKALQYMALGIPAIASPIGVNKKIIDDKENGYLCANENEWEAALLHLLNDNRLRVEMGINARKKIERAYSVEANSASFLSFFE; translated from the coding sequence ATAAAAGGTAAAAAGGTACTTTTTTTATTTCCATACCCTTCAGGCACAGCGGGCTCACAACGCTTTCGATTTGAGCAATACTTTCACTATTTAGAAGAAGCCGGCTTTTCTATTAAAAAGCAAAGTTTTTTAGATGAAAAAACATGGAAAATCCTCTATAAAAAGGGATATACTTTTCAGAAGGTTATAGGCATTTTAAAAGGATTTCTAAAACGACTGTTTATTCTTTTTTCAGTACCTTCTTATGACTATGTATTTATCCATAGAGAGGCTACACCCGTTGGTCCGCCTATTTTTGAATGGATAATTGCCAAGATTTTTAGAAAGAAAATAATTTTCGACTTTGACGATGCCATTTGGCTGCCCAATACTTCAGATACAAATAAATTTATAGCCGGATTTAAATTTCATGATAAAACAGCTGCAATTTGCAAAATGGCGCATAAAGTATCTGCCGGAAATGAATATATAGCTGAATTTGCTTCTAAGTTTAATGAAAATACTGTTGTAAATCCAACGACCATTGACACTGTTAACATGCACAATCAATTAAAAAAACAGGATGAGATTCCGGTTAAAATAGGTTGGACAGGAACGCATACAACCTTGCATTTTTTAGAAAAAACTATCCCTACTCTTTTAAAAGTATATCAAAAAAAGCCATTTACCCTTATCGTAATAGCTAATACTGAGCCTTCCTTTGATTTTCCGTCTATGGAATACAAAGTATGGAATAAAAAATCAGAAATTGAAGATTTACTGTCCTTTCATATTGGTTTGATGCCCCTAACTGATGACCCCTGGGCAAGAGGCAAATGCGGATTTAAAGCCTTACAATATATGGCATTAGGCATACCGGCCATAGCCAGTCCAATTGGAGTTAACAAAAAGATAATAGATGATAAAGAAAACGGATATCTTTGCGCCAATGAAAATGAATGGGAGGCTGCCCTTTTACACTTGCTAAATGATAATAGATTAAGAGTAGAAATGGGAATTAACGCCAGGAAAAAAATTGAAAGAGCCTATTCTGTTGAAGCTAATTCTGCTTCCTTTTTATCTTTTTTCGAATAG
- a CDS encoding glycosyltransferase: MPESIEISLVIPVYNEQELIEQLFERTTGALEKITPNFEIICVNDGSTDNTLELLLACHQKDNRFKVVELSRNFGHQAAYTAGLSYAKGNFTVMMDGDLQDPPEIIAEMYKKITTEELDVVFGSRTERKEGFLKRSLIKLFHKIFSRLSNINAPKNVGNFSIMNRSALNAFLKLGEKNRYLPGLRFFIGFKQGFIEYSRPDREVGDAKMNFTSLLTLALDAIYSFSKVPIKVCIIIGLLGIFFSVVGVVVVLVKKIMGEAITGWTSIMLSIFFIGSVQLLFLGILGEYIHRIFIETQNRPIFIVRKYHE, encoded by the coding sequence ATGCCAGAAAGCATAGAAATATCTCTTGTGATTCCTGTTTATAACGAACAAGAGTTAATTGAACAACTTTTTGAAAGGACGACCGGTGCTTTGGAAAAGATCACCCCAAACTTTGAAATTATTTGTGTAAATGATGGCAGTACTGACAACACGCTTGAATTACTACTTGCATGCCATCAAAAAGACAATCGATTTAAAGTAGTAGAGCTCTCCAGAAATTTTGGTCATCAGGCAGCTTATACAGCAGGTCTCAGCTATGCAAAAGGTAATTTTACGGTTATGATGGATGGGGACTTACAAGATCCGCCGGAAATTATAGCAGAAATGTATAAAAAAATCACCACTGAAGAGCTTGATGTGGTTTTTGGAAGCAGAACAGAGCGAAAAGAAGGATTCTTAAAAAGAAGCTTAATAAAGCTTTTTCACAAAATATTCAGCCGACTCAGTAATATCAATGCCCCTAAAAATGTTGGGAATTTTTCAATCATGAACCGTTCGGCTTTAAATGCCTTTCTAAAATTAGGCGAAAAGAACAGATATCTGCCCGGATTGCGTTTTTTCATAGGTTTTAAGCAAGGTTTTATAGAATACTCAAGACCTGACCGGGAAGTGGGTGATGCAAAAATGAATTTCACCAGTCTTCTAACTCTCGCACTGGATGCCATCTATTCCTTTTCGAAAGTTCCAATTAAGGTCTGCATTATCATCGGACTACTTGGCATTTTCTTTTCTGTAGTGGGGGTTGTAGTAGTTTTAGTTAAAAAAATAATGGGAGAAGCAATAACCGGCTGGACTTCCATAATGCTCAGCATCTTTTTTATTGGGAGCGTGCAGTTATTATTTTTAGGCATACTTGGTGAGTATATCCACCGGATTTTTATTGAAACACAGAACAGACCCATTTTTATCGTAAGGAAATATCATGAGTAA
- the asnB gene encoding asparagine synthase (glutamine-hydrolyzing) — protein MCGLAGVVDLEQKLNLSTEDWKSISACIKHRGPDADGLYTENGFSLLHRRLSILDLSEQGNQPMHSQCNRYVIAYNGEIYNFNEILSELKEERPQFAPKTTTDTEIILEAFACWGKEFISKCNGMFVFAIWDKQKQTLFLFRDRLGIKPLYFYHQDGLLVFASELKAIKKILGEKCGNISREAVNAFLHLGYIPEPLSIYSKVQKFPSGEMAEYKNKKLDFVSYWKPEERVTEEILTDESEAKTKLHELLESSVKYRLISDVPFGTFLSGGIDSSVVTAVASKLTSKPLNTFSIGFKEQSHNEAEYAAKVAKHLGTRHHEFIVSQKDVQQLVPDIIDVYDEPFSDSSAFPTMLVSKLAREHVTMTLSGDGGDELFMGYGAYKWAGRLQNPILKLLRLPIRQILSRGNNRQKRAAHMFYFPDEKHMPSHIFAQEQYLFRREEIEDILLPDFQSDFQLKENFTETSRKLTTEENQALFDLKNYLKDDLLVKVDRASMRYSLETRVPLLDYRIVEFAINLSPELKIKNKSSKYLLKQVLYNYVPEELFKRPKWGFSIPLIHWLKDELRFLIDDYLNEKVITSAGFVKYNKVDVLKKRFLSGEDYLYNRLWLLIVLHKWWKEAYNSTDFQKI, from the coding sequence ATGTGCGGACTTGCAGGCGTTGTTGACTTAGAACAGAAACTAAACCTCAGTACTGAAGATTGGAAAAGTATCTCTGCCTGCATAAAACACCGGGGTCCTGATGCAGACGGACTTTATACTGAAAACGGATTCAGTTTATTACACAGAAGACTGAGTATTTTAGACTTATCAGAACAAGGCAATCAACCCATGCACAGCCAATGCAACAGATATGTAATTGCATACAATGGCGAAATTTATAACTTCAATGAAATATTGAGTGAGCTCAAAGAAGAAAGGCCGCAGTTTGCTCCCAAAACAACAACCGATACTGAAATTATCTTAGAAGCTTTTGCCTGTTGGGGGAAAGAATTTATCTCTAAGTGCAATGGCATGTTTGTGTTTGCCATTTGGGATAAACAAAAACAAACTCTTTTCTTATTCAGAGACCGTTTAGGAATAAAGCCACTATATTTTTACCATCAGGATGGCCTGCTGGTTTTTGCATCTGAATTAAAAGCAATAAAGAAAATTCTGGGTGAAAAGTGTGGAAACATTTCACGCGAAGCAGTAAATGCCTTTTTACATTTAGGATACATCCCGGAGCCTTTAAGCATCTATTCAAAAGTGCAAAAGTTCCCATCCGGTGAAATGGCCGAATATAAAAACAAAAAACTTGATTTTGTTTCCTATTGGAAGCCCGAAGAACGGGTAACTGAAGAAATACTCACAGATGAATCAGAAGCAAAAACCAAGCTGCATGAATTACTGGAAAGTTCCGTAAAATACAGACTTATCAGTGATGTTCCTTTTGGTACATTTTTATCCGGAGGAATTGATTCAAGTGTTGTAACAGCTGTAGCTTCAAAATTAACGTCAAAACCCCTAAACACTTTTTCGATAGGATTTAAAGAACAAAGTCATAATGAGGCGGAATATGCAGCAAAAGTTGCCAAACATTTAGGCACCCGTCATCACGAATTTATAGTTTCGCAAAAAGATGTTCAGCAATTGGTTCCGGATATAATAGACGTTTATGACGAGCCTTTTTCAGACTCGTCCGCATTCCCGACTATGTTAGTCTCCAAACTTGCCAGAGAGCATGTTACCATGACTTTATCCGGTGATGGAGGGGATGAACTTTTTATGGGGTACGGTGCTTACAAATGGGCCGGACGACTACAGAACCCTATTCTAAAACTATTGCGACTGCCAATCAGGCAAATTCTTTCCAGAGGGAATAACAGGCAAAAAAGAGCGGCCCACATGTTTTACTTCCCGGACGAAAAACACATGCCTAGCCATATTTTTGCACAAGAGCAATACTTATTCCGAAGAGAGGAAATAGAGGATATTCTCCTCCCGGATTTTCAAAGTGACTTTCAGCTAAAAGAAAACTTTACAGAAACATCCCGTAAATTAACAACTGAAGAAAATCAGGCACTTTTTGATTTAAAAAATTATTTGAAAGATGACTTACTGGTGAAAGTTGATCGTGCCAGTATGAGATATTCTCTGGAAACCAGAGTCCCCTTGTTGGACTATCGTATCGTTGAGTTTGCCATTAACTTATCACCCGAATTAAAAATTAAAAACAAATCTTCTAAATACCTTTTAAAGCAGGTTTTGTATAATTATGTTCCGGAAGAACTTTTCAAAAGGCCAAAATGGGGATTCAGCATTCCGCTTATTCACTGGTTAAAAGATGAATTGCGGTTTTTAATTGATGATTATCTCAATGAAAAAGTTATTACTTCTGCGGGTTTTGTAAAATATAATAAAGTTGACGTTTTAAAGAAACGATTTTTGTCCGGCGAGGATTACCTATACAACCGTTTGTGGCTACTGATCGTACTGCATAAGTGGTGGAAAGAAGCCTATAATTCGACTGACTTTCAAAAAATCTAA
- a CDS encoding NAD-dependent epimerase/dehydratase family protein translates to MSKKVLITGAAGFIGSHLAEFYLNKNWSVTGIDNFDPFYDKGYKLNNLKILRNHPNFTFSEMDIRDRHSWDKLDDNYDLVIHLAAKAGVLPSLEDPVGYVSTNLSGTTELLEWMKRKNLKKLLFASSSSVYGNAGKGPFDESMAVDKPVSFYASTKKSGELLTHVYHDLYDIDVINLRFFTVFGPRQRPDLAIHKFFKKIYNNEPIEIYGDGTTGRDYTFIHDTINGIQASASYVMENDNVYETLNLGNNKPILLHDLINEIEAVTGKKIIKIEKPKQAGDVDFTFASISKAKKLLGYKPSTSLRKGLEAFNDWFIQYYKIKE, encoded by the coding sequence ATGTCTAAAAAAGTATTAATTACAGGTGCTGCGGGTTTTATTGGCTCGCATTTAGCTGAATTTTATTTAAATAAAAATTGGAGCGTAACCGGAATAGATAACTTTGACCCCTTTTATGATAAAGGATACAAGTTAAATAACCTCAAGATCCTCAGGAATCACCCTAATTTCACATTTTCAGAGATGGATATCAGAGATAGACATTCCTGGGATAAATTAGACGATAATTATGATTTAGTAATCCATCTGGCAGCTAAAGCCGGTGTACTGCCTTCTTTAGAAGATCCTGTTGGATATGTAAGCACTAATCTTAGCGGAACGACAGAATTGTTGGAATGGATGAAAAGAAAGAATTTAAAAAAACTTTTATTCGCTTCCTCTTCTTCTGTATACGGAAATGCCGGCAAAGGGCCTTTTGATGAAAGCATGGCTGTAGATAAACCCGTTTCATTTTATGCTTCAACTAAAAAAAGCGGAGAATTGCTCACTCATGTTTATCATGATCTTTATGATATTGATGTAATAAACTTACGTTTTTTCACCGTTTTTGGTCCACGCCAAAGGCCGGATCTGGCTATTCATAAGTTTTTTAAAAAAATCTACAATAATGAACCCATAGAAATCTATGGAGATGGCACAACCGGCAGAGACTATACTTTTATCCACGATACTATAAACGGCATTCAGGCTTCAGCATCTTACGTAATGGAAAACGACAATGTTTATGAAACGCTGAACTTAGGAAATAATAAACCCATATTGCTCCATGATTTAATAAACGAGATTGAAGCTGTTACCGGTAAAAAGATCATTAAAATTGAAAAACCCAAACAAGCCGGTGATGTAGATTTTACATTTGCAAGCATAAGCAAAGCCAAAAAACTTTTAGGTTATAAGCCAAGCACATCACTCAGAAAAGGCCTGGAAGCTTTTAACGATTGGTTTATTCAGTATTACAAAATTAAAGAATAA
- a CDS encoding tetratricopeptide repeat protein: MLFMSYESVEKTNVNIKTERLQLLFLFVFSFLLFVNTLSHQYALDDSIVITENSLTKEGLSGIPEIMKRDAFYGFFGGERNLVAGGRYRPLSIATFAVEYHFLGKNPFFSHLVNALLYSICVLLVFLIMKLWLKNHFNNKHYLSIPFLIALLFAAHPIHTEVVANIKGRDEIMGLLGALGAMFFFWKYLFHKKLPHLIFAFVCFFLGLLSKENVITFLPLFALAVYFFEPKKLKSAILPSIGFLALSGLYLYLRHIFTGTDFTPSMTVLNNAYIHATESERLATILFTFGKYLQLLIFPHPLTHDYYFNQIPLQSWSSPGVIISLLLLLSALAYGVFGLLKRDPVAFGIIFFLATFSIVSNLFFNVGTTMSERFMFMPSLGFVLIFTILTHRLVKKFVIENKRIQYRAIIIGLFVLGFSVKTLERNPAWENNYTLFSTDIKYSPNSAKLNSALGGTLIEEAEKNVTAEEKADLLNSATFYLNRAVQIYPNFSVAWNLLGNAHYLKGSPLDSMRFSYSRALQANPANFDANLNFGMVLNANKRYNESVRLLERAASLQPNSFNAWFHLGDAFYQLGEAGKSLQAFYTAVSLNPQSHNAYYRIGMTYGRLRNDFDNAILNFERAIEINDGIHYYYEDLGVAYGFKGQHRQAIEAFLKVIELKPDYGQAYFNLGTSYLALGDTVRANENFAISQQLQ, encoded by the coding sequence ATGCTTTTCATGAGTTACGAATCTGTTGAAAAAACGAATGTGAACATCAAAACTGAAAGGCTTCAGCTACTGTTTTTATTTGTTTTTTCTTTTTTGTTATTTGTGAATACTTTGTCACATCAATATGCCCTTGACGATTCAATTGTAATTACAGAAAACAGCCTTACAAAAGAAGGTTTGTCCGGTATTCCGGAAATAATGAAAAGAGACGCCTTTTACGGTTTTTTTGGTGGTGAAAGAAATTTAGTCGCCGGTGGCAGATACCGGCCTCTTTCAATTGCTACATTTGCTGTTGAATATCATTTTTTGGGGAAAAATCCCTTTTTCAGCCACCTTGTAAATGCTTTATTATATTCGATTTGTGTTCTTTTGGTTTTTCTAATCATGAAATTGTGGTTGAAAAATCATTTTAATAACAAGCATTATTTGAGTATTCCTTTTTTAATCGCATTGTTGTTTGCCGCGCATCCAATTCATACAGAAGTAGTGGCAAATATTAAAGGTCGTGATGAAATCATGGGATTATTAGGTGCCCTGGGTGCTATGTTTTTTTTCTGGAAGTATCTTTTTCATAAAAAGTTACCGCATTTGATATTTGCGTTTGTTTGCTTTTTCTTAGGCTTACTTTCAAAAGAAAATGTCATTACATTTTTACCACTTTTTGCTCTGGCCGTTTATTTTTTCGAGCCTAAAAAATTGAAATCTGCTATTTTGCCTTCAATTGGTTTTCTGGCTTTAAGTGGGCTGTATCTGTATCTTCGGCATATTTTTACGGGAACTGATTTTACTCCAAGCATGACGGTGCTTAATAATGCCTATATACATGCCACGGAAAGTGAACGTCTGGCAACTATTTTATTTACTTTCGGAAAGTATTTGCAGTTATTAATTTTTCCTCATCCATTAACGCATGATTATTATTTTAATCAAATTCCACTTCAATCCTGGTCTTCTCCCGGAGTGATTATCAGCCTTCTTTTATTGCTTTCGGCTTTGGCTTATGGTGTTTTCGGGCTTTTGAAAAGAGATCCGGTGGCATTTGGAATTATCTTTTTCTTAGCAACATTTTCAATCGTTTCAAATTTGTTTTTTAATGTTGGAACGACTATGTCTGAACGTTTTATGTTCATGCCTTCTCTTGGATTTGTGTTAATATTTACCATTTTAACTCATCGTCTCGTAAAGAAGTTTGTAATAGAAAATAAGCGAATTCAATACAGGGCAATTATAATCGGGCTGTTTGTATTGGGCTTCAGTGTTAAAACACTGGAAAGAAATCCGGCCTGGGAAAATAACTACACGCTTTTTTCAACAGATATAAAATACTCTCCCAATAGTGCAAAGCTGAATAGTGCCTTAGGAGGTACGCTCATTGAAGAAGCAGAAAAAAATGTAACGGCAGAGGAGAAAGCTGATTTACTGAATAGTGCCACATTTTATTTAAACAGAGCCGTTCAGATTTATCCTAATTTTTCAGTAGCATGGAATCTTTTGGGGAATGCTCACTATTTGAAGGGGAGCCCGTTGGATTCTATGCGGTTTAGTTACTCCAGAGCGCTGCAGGCAAATCCGGCAAATTTTGATGCAAATTTAAATTTTGGAATGGTTTTAAATGCAAACAAACGATATAATGAGTCGGTTAGATTGTTGGAAAGAGCAGCTTCGCTACAACCTAACAGCTTTAATGCATGGTTTCATTTGGGAGACGCTTTTTATCAGTTAGGAGAAGCTGGGAAATCATTGCAGGCATTTTATACAGCAGTAAGCTTAAATCCACAATCTCATAATGCATATTATAGAATTGGTATGACTTATGGCCGGCTTCGAAATGATTTTGATAATGCAATCTTAAATTTTGAACGGGCTATAGAAATCAATGATGGTATTCACTATTATTATGAAGACCTTGGTGTTGCTTATGGTTTTAAAGGCCAACACCGGCAGGCTATTGAGGCTTTTTTAAAGGTTATTGAGCTAAAGCCTGATTATGGTCAGGCATATTTCAATCTGGGGACTTCTTACCTTGCATTAGGTGATACTGTTAGAGCAAATGAAAATTTTGCCATTTCTCAACAGTTGCAGTAA
- a CDS encoding TetR/AcrR family transcriptional regulator — MPRQKVSREFILHQSLKIFRQKSFYNTTTSDIAAACGLQKGSLYHYFPSKEAIMIEVINYVHDFFSKEIFVHAYNEKLGAKQRLEYIIDLTEDIFIGPDGGDVMGNIGVETARVVPEFAAPIRSFFIDWKNALSFIFKSEYDEEIAAEYAEQSVAEIEGSILMMRIFNDPEILKRTHTRVLKKLKK, encoded by the coding sequence ATGCCCAGACAAAAGGTTAGCCGTGAATTTATTTTGCATCAGTCTTTAAAAATTTTCAGGCAGAAAAGTTTTTACAATACCACCACCTCGGATATTGCAGCTGCATGTGGCTTGCAAAAGGGTAGCTTATACCACTATTTCCCCAGTAAAGAGGCGATAATGATAGAGGTAATTAATTATGTCCATGATTTTTTTTCAAAAGAAATATTTGTTCACGCTTATAATGAAAAATTAGGCGCAAAGCAACGACTGGAATACATTATAGATTTGACAGAAGATATCTTTATAGGCCCTGACGGGGGAGATGTAATGGGAAATATAGGTGTAGAAACCGCCAGAGTAGTGCCGGAGTTTGCCGCTCCGATCAGAAGCTTTTTTATAGATTGGAAAAATGCACTTTCTTTTATTTTTAAGTCGGAGTATGACGAGGAAATTGCAGCTGAATATGCTGAACAAAGTGTAGCTGAAATTGAAGGATCAATCTTGATGATGCGTATTTTTAATGACCCCGAAATATTAAAGAGAACGCATACAAGAGTTTTGAAAAAATTAAAAAAATAA